The Chloroflexota bacterium genome includes a region encoding these proteins:
- a CDS encoding ABC transporter permease, producing MTRYVVRRVLILLPVWLTVYTLTFTLYHLTPGGPWDREKPVPPQAIAQLNQKYGLDRPLWQQYLDYLGGVVTRFDFGPSYSRVARGVGDIIRELFPVSLRIGALAMSLAVLLGIPLGVMAAVRYQSVADRAALVISVLGVSLPSFVVGPILIWVFALQLAWLPPGGIDGWQHHILPAITLSLFPMSLLARATRASLIEVLSADYVRTARSKGLREGLVVRRHALRNALIPVITIGGILLAEVLVGSFYVETVFAVPGIGRQFVTSVTSRDYPLLMGVTLLMTTVVALVNLAVDLSYALLDPRIRYG from the coding sequence GTGACCCGCTACGTCGTACGGCGGGTCCTGATCCTGCTGCCGGTCTGGCTGACCGTGTACACGCTGACGTTCACCCTCTACCACCTGACGCCCGGCGGCCCGTGGGATCGTGAGAAGCCGGTCCCACCCCAGGCCATCGCGCAGTTGAACCAGAAGTACGGGCTGGACCGGCCGCTCTGGCAGCAGTACCTGGACTATCTGGGCGGCGTCGTGACGCGCTTTGATTTCGGCCCGTCGTACTCGCGGGTCGCGCGGGGCGTCGGCGACATCATCCGCGAGCTCTTCCCTGTCTCATTGCGGATCGGAGCGCTGGCGATGAGCCTCGCCGTGTTGCTCGGAATCCCCCTGGGCGTCATGGCCGCCGTGCGCTACCAGTCCGTCGCCGACCGGGCCGCCCTGGTGATCTCGGTGCTCGGCGTCTCGCTGCCGTCGTTCGTGGTCGGCCCGATCCTGATCTGGGTCTTCGCGCTGCAGCTTGCGTGGCTTCCGCCCGGAGGGATCGACGGCTGGCAGCACCACATCTTGCCGGCCATCACGCTGAGCCTGTTCCCGATGTCGCTGCTGGCGCGGGCCACGCGCGCCTCGCTGATCGAGGTGCTGTCGGCAGACTACGTGCGGACGGCCCGCTCCAAGGGGCTCCGCGAGGGGCTGGTGGTGCGGCGGCACGCGCTCCGCAACGCGCTGATCCCGGTCATCACGATTGGCGGCATCCTGCTGGCCGAGGTGCTGGTCGGCTCGTTCTACGTCGAGACCGTCTTTGCCGTGCCGGGCATCGGTCGGCAGTTCGTGACCAGCGTCACCAGCCGCGACTATCCGCTGCTGATGGGCGTGACGCTCTTGATGACGACGGTCGTCGCCCTGGTCAATCTCGCCGTTGACCTGAGCTATGCGCTGCTGGACCCGAGGATTCGGTATGGCTGA
- a CDS encoding flavin reductase family protein, with the protein MASFASSVTVITSRGPDDVVRGLTASAFSSVSLEPRLCLISIDNRSESIGAIAEAGTFAVNILASDQEEISRRFASKIPDKFEGVAYRLGPESGAPLLDGVLAWIECKVHQVVDGGDHTIFIGEILDGTANEGAPLTYFRGQYRQLA; encoded by the coding sequence ATGGCGTCGTTTGCCAGCAGCGTCACGGTGATCACCAGCAGGGGGCCGGATGATGTCGTGCGGGGCCTCACGGCCAGCGCGTTCAGCTCGGTGTCGCTGGAGCCACGGCTCTGCCTGATCAGTATCGACAACCGCTCGGAGTCCATCGGGGCGATCGCCGAGGCCGGCACGTTCGCCGTGAATATCCTGGCCAGTGACCAGGAGGAGATCTCGCGGCGGTTCGCCAGCAAGATCCCGGACAAGTTCGAGGGCGTCGCCTACCGCCTCGGCCCGGAGAGTGGCGCACCGCTTCTCGACGGCGTCCTGGCCTGGATCGAGTGCAAGGTGCACCAGGTGGTGGACGGCGGCGACCACACCATCTTCATCGGCGAGATCCTCGACGGCACCGCGAACGAGGGCGCGCCGCTCACCTATTTCCGGGGGCAGTACCGCCAGCTTGCCTAG
- a CDS encoding FAD-dependent oxidoreductase: MYTYARTIPTTVQTDVLVCGGGLAGIGAAVAAARSGARTLLVERMGFSGGFFTAVIGSAFDGLIDTRSGRPVVGGVVFEMLDRMGILKGRDPRTSCFTYNGEISQVAEHPDWITPTTEPERFKRAADEILLDAGVQVLYHTQVADAVTRDGQIEAVIVSNKAGLVAIQPKVVVDCTGDADVAAWAGAPYEVNDPIQPMSLHFRVIDVHAPADMALRDRCTELFQRAHAEGKLGSFGGPWPARFMAHDLYFNATRVPGNMTDPADWTRAEIQGRKDAWTMFHLLKENLPEFRDAYMMATGPTAGARESRRIVGLAMLTEQDVWAGRRRDDAVVLGGGKLDRHGNAAATQHTEHLVPPYDISYGTLVPQGVGNLLVAGRCHSATSAALASSRLTATAMGMGQAAGIAAALAVESGRRVPEVDVPALQSRIVGQGGILEVPAVPAAV; encoded by the coding sequence ATGTACACCTATGCACGCACCATTCCGACCACCGTGCAGACCGATGTGCTGGTCTGCGGTGGTGGCCTTGCCGGCATTGGCGCGGCGGTGGCGGCTGCACGCAGCGGCGCGCGAACGCTGCTCGTCGAGCGCATGGGATTCTCAGGCGGATTCTTTACAGCAGTGATCGGGTCGGCATTTGATGGCCTGATCGATACGCGATCCGGTCGCCCGGTTGTTGGCGGCGTGGTCTTTGAGATGCTTGACAGAATGGGCATCCTGAAGGGGCGTGATCCACGCACAAGCTGCTTCACCTACAACGGCGAGATCAGTCAGGTTGCTGAGCATCCGGACTGGATCACGCCCACCACGGAGCCAGAACGCTTCAAGAGGGCGGCAGACGAGATCCTGCTGGATGCCGGCGTCCAGGTGCTCTACCACACCCAGGTGGCGGACGCCGTCACGCGGGACGGACAGATCGAGGCGGTCATCGTCAGCAACAAGGCCGGGCTGGTGGCGATCCAGCCGAAGGTGGTCGTCGACTGCACTGGCGACGCCGACGTGGCGGCCTGGGCTGGCGCGCCTTACGAGGTGAACGACCCGATCCAGCCGATGAGCCTGCATTTTCGGGTCATCGACGTCCATGCGCCGGCCGACATGGCCCTGCGCGACCGTTGCACGGAGCTGTTCCAGCGCGCGCACGCCGAGGGCAAGCTCGGATCGTTCGGCGGGCCGTGGCCGGCCCGCTTCATGGCGCACGACCTGTACTTCAACGCGACACGCGTCCCGGGCAACATGACCGACCCGGCCGACTGGACGCGGGCGGAGATCCAGGGACGCAAGGACGCCTGGACGATGTTCCACTTGCTGAAGGAGAACCTGCCCGAGTTCCGGGACGCCTACATGATGGCGACCGGGCCGACTGCCGGCGCGCGGGAGTCGCGGCGGATCGTCGGGCTGGCGATGCTCACGGAGCAGGATGTCTGGGCCGGCCGGCGCCGGGACGATGCCGTCGTGCTTGGCGGCGGCAAGCTCGACCGGCACGGAAACGCGGCGGCGACGCAGCACACCGAGCATCTGGTGCCGCCCTACGATATCTCGTACGGGACGCTGGTGCCTCAGGGCGTCGGCAACCTGCTGGTGGCCGGCCGCTGCCACTCCGCGACGTCCGCCGCGCTGGCGTCCAGCCGCCTGACGGCCACGGCGATGGGCATGGGTCAGGCGGCCGGCATCGCGGCGGCGCTGGCCGTCGAATCGGGCAGACGTGTGCCGGAGGTGGACGTGCCAGCCCTCCAATCGCGAATCGTCGGTCAGGGAGGCATTCTCGAAGTGCCGGCCGTGCCAGCCGCCGTCTAG
- a CDS encoding SDR family NAD(P)-dependent oxidoreductase has translation MQLKGRVAVITGAGTGIGRSTAILLAKEGAAVVVAARTTSDLDSVVQEITAAGGKALAITTDVSVEEQAEALIAKTLEAFGRVDILVNNAGTNVRAPIDQVKTADWNTIIGSNLNGTFFCTRAVVGPMKAQGFGKIINVSSGAGKRGSATRPSYSAAKHGVVGFGDAVAKDLKETGIAVTTVLPGPILTPLRRRSVPDEDPNLLIGAEEVAEVILFLSTRGRDVIIPEVAIYPRAFIPA, from the coding sequence ATGCAGCTTAAAGGTCGCGTGGCCGTGATCACGGGCGCCGGCACCGGTATCGGGCGCTCCACGGCCATCCTGCTGGCGAAAGAAGGCGCGGCCGTCGTCGTGGCGGCGCGCACGACCTCGGACCTCGACTCAGTGGTTCAGGAGATCACGGCGGCTGGCGGCAAGGCGCTGGCCATCACGACGGACGTGAGCGTCGAGGAACAGGCCGAAGCGCTGATCGCCAAGACCCTCGAAGCGTTCGGGCGGGTGGATATCCTCGTCAACAACGCCGGCACCAACGTGCGTGCGCCCATCGATCAGGTCAAGACGGCAGACTGGAACACGATCATCGGCTCGAACCTGAACGGGACATTCTTCTGCACCCGGGCCGTCGTCGGGCCGATGAAGGCGCAGGGGTTCGGCAAGATCATCAACGTCTCATCCGGAGCCGGCAAGCGCGGCAGTGCGACCCGGCCATCCTACTCGGCGGCCAAGCACGGCGTCGTGGGCTTTGGCGACGCCGTGGCGAAGGACTTGAAGGAGACGGGCATCGCCGTGACCACGGTGCTGCCTGGGCCGATCCTCACGCCGCTGCGCCGCCGGAGCGTCCCGGACGAAGATCCGAACCTGTTGATCGGCGCGGAGGAAGTGGCCGAGGTGATCCTGTTCCTGTCCACGCGCGGGCGCGACGTGATCATCCCGGAAGTGGCGATCTACCCACGAGCGTTCATCCCGGCCTGA
- a CDS encoding ABC transporter permease: MADLALAPAAGSARGAGGVRTVRPSSPWLLAWRQLRASRFALFGLGLLALLLLSALLADLIAPYAPSAQNVALARRGPSAAHWLGNDELGRDLLTRLIYGGRISLSVAIVAQVLILMIGVPVGAAAGYFGGWIDTALSRAIDVLYSFPDLLLIIIVVTSLRAGLKADAGGLFGLLGGLDAMMAGMLGIFLSLALVSWLTVARLVRGQVISLKQREFIESARASGASTGRIIARHLLPNVLPAIVVATTLGIPRVILVEAALSFIGIGVQPPTPSWGAMILSGANAARGGNPHLILGPAGALALTVLACNIVGDALLDAFDPWMRRAGQGGR, encoded by the coding sequence ATGGCTGACCTGGCCCTTGCGCCGGCGGCCGGCTCGGCGCGGGGCGCAGGGGGCGTTCGCACGGTCCGGCCGTCAAGCCCGTGGCTGCTGGCGTGGCGGCAGCTTCGAGCCAGCAGGTTCGCGCTGTTCGGCCTGGGGCTGCTGGCGCTGCTGCTGCTGAGCGCGCTGCTTGCCGACCTGATCGCCCCGTACGCGCCGAGCGCCCAGAACGTGGCCCTGGCGCGGCGCGGCCCGTCGGCGGCGCACTGGCTCGGCAACGACGAGCTTGGCCGCGACCTGCTCACCCGCCTGATCTACGGTGGCCGCATCTCGCTCTCGGTTGCCATCGTGGCCCAGGTACTGATCCTGATGATCGGCGTGCCGGTCGGGGCCGCTGCCGGCTACTTCGGCGGCTGGATCGATACGGCCCTCTCGCGGGCCATCGACGTGCTCTACAGCTTCCCGGACCTGTTGCTCATCATCATCGTGGTGACCTCGTTGCGGGCCGGGCTGAAGGCCGATGCCGGCGGCCTTTTCGGGCTGCTCGGCGGCCTGGACGCGATGATGGCCGGGATGCTCGGCATCTTTCTCTCGCTGGCGCTGGTCTCCTGGCTGACGGTCGCACGGCTGGTGCGCGGCCAGGTTATCTCGCTCAAGCAGCGCGAGTTCATCGAGTCGGCGCGGGCGTCGGGCGCTTCGACGGGCCGCATCATCGCGCGGCACCTGCTGCCGAACGTCCTGCCGGCGATTGTGGTCGCCACGACGCTCGGCATCCCGCGCGTGATCCTGGTGGAGGCAGCGCTGTCGTTCATCGGCATCGGGGTGCAGCCGCCCACGCCGAGCTGGGGCGCGATGATCCTGTCCGGCGCGAACGCGGCGCGGGGCGGCAACCCGCACCTGATCCTCGGGCCGGCTGGCGCGCTGGCGCTCACGGTGCTGGCCTGCAACATCGTGGGCGACGCGCTGCTGGACGCCTTCGACCCGTGGATGCGCCGGGCGGGCCAGGGCGGCCGGTAG
- a CDS encoding alcohol dehydrogenase catalytic domain-containing protein: MPTLPADMACAMWRGVDDMRLERQPVPLPRGRDVLIRVAACGICATDLHLLDGSIPLYKPPRILGHEMSGTVVAVGPDVTSVEVGASVAIDPNIPCGACFYCHEALPYMCAKRTSLIGGFAEYLRVPEMTAFTLPDGVPVEYGAIAEPLSCCLRASERAGLRAGGTVAIVGSGTIGLLLVQLAKRSGASLVAVSEPDAERRALALQLGADLAIDPMAEDPRERLLAATHGVGVDVAFEAVGAVVTAQTAISLPRRSGTVVLVGVPPATAELTLKSYELFERELTIRTSFIRAQEFRRAVELLAILDVEPLLGTRFPLPRVHDAFSAASNRRGVKTLVTP, encoded by the coding sequence ATGCCGACGTTGCCCGCGGATATGGCCTGCGCGATGTGGCGCGGGGTTGACGACATGCGTCTTGAACGGCAGCCGGTGCCGCTGCCGCGGGGGCGCGACGTGCTGATCCGGGTGGCGGCCTGTGGCATCTGCGCCACCGACCTGCACCTGCTGGACGGATCGATCCCGCTCTACAAGCCGCCGCGAATCCTCGGCCACGAGATGTCTGGGACGGTCGTGGCGGTCGGGCCAGACGTCACGTCAGTCGAGGTCGGCGCGTCTGTCGCCATCGACCCGAACATCCCATGCGGCGCCTGCTTCTACTGCCATGAAGCGCTGCCGTACATGTGTGCGAAGCGGACGTCGTTGATCGGCGGGTTTGCCGAGTACCTGCGCGTGCCCGAGATGACAGCCTTCACGCTGCCGGACGGCGTGCCGGTGGAGTACGGCGCGATTGCCGAGCCGCTCTCCTGCTGCCTGCGGGCCTCGGAGCGGGCCGGCCTGCGTGCGGGCGGCACGGTCGCCATCGTCGGCTCAGGGACCATCGGTCTGCTGCTGGTGCAACTGGCGAAGCGATCCGGCGCATCCCTGGTGGCCGTCTCCGAGCCGGACGCCGAGCGGCGGGCGCTGGCGTTGCAGCTTGGGGCCGATCTCGCCATCGACCCGATGGCCGAGGATCCCCGTGAGCGGCTGCTCGCGGCGACGCACGGGGTTGGCGTGGACGTGGCCTTTGAGGCGGTGGGCGCGGTCGTCACGGCGCAGACGGCGATCTCGCTGCCGAGGCGCAGCGGGACGGTCGTGCTGGTGGGCGTGCCGCCGGCAACCGCCGAGCTGACGCTCAAGTCGTACGAGCTCTTCGAGCGCGAGTTGACGATCCGTACGTCGTTCATCCGCGCCCAGGAGTTCCGTCGGGCCGTCGAGCTGCTGGCGATCCTGGATGTCGAGCCGCTGCTCGGGACGCGGTTCCCGCTGCCGCGGGTCCATGACGCTTTCTCGGCCGCCAGCAATCGGCGCGGGGTGAAGACCCTCGTCACGCCGTAG
- a CDS encoding LLM class flavin-dependent oxidoreductase, with protein MQVGLMFLFSEFSKLSQERVFREVLEEIQYAEELGFDSVWVPEHHFATPGLLGNPIPLVAAVSQRTSRIKLGIAAIVLPFQHPLRIAEDTALLDVLSDGRLMIGAGRGWQVPEFQTFQIDQTNSREMFAESVDIIKKAWTKDNFSHEGKYWQFKDVSVFPKPVQQPHPPMYWTVVTPGSYQAAGRIAQPIIRSLNFVSLSTVEEGTRLYAEALEQTGKTMADIDMPLTVKIYVAPTDEEAQREGRSNAEWFYKSLSTFLPGAPGRPKPQSGYEQYPDNPEAVARAASDNLWEWGACFGSPETVLEQLRAYNGRAYTNHWMSWMRIGEIEHKKVMRSMELFAKHVMPELKKDAAARDGVLAGSAR; from the coding sequence ATGCAAGTTGGACTGATGTTCCTCTTCAGCGAGTTCAGCAAACTCTCGCAGGAGCGGGTGTTCCGCGAAGTGCTGGAGGAGATCCAGTACGCCGAGGAGCTGGGCTTCGACTCCGTCTGGGTGCCCGAACACCACTTCGCGACGCCCGGCCTGCTGGGCAACCCGATCCCGCTGGTCGCGGCGGTCAGCCAGCGCACCAGCCGGATCAAGCTGGGCATCGCGGCCATCGTGCTGCCGTTTCAGCACCCGCTCCGCATCGCCGAAGACACGGCCCTGCTCGACGTCCTCAGCGATGGACGATTGATGATCGGGGCCGGGCGCGGCTGGCAGGTTCCCGAGTTCCAGACGTTCCAGATCGATCAGACGAACTCGCGCGAGATGTTTGCCGAGAGCGTCGACATCATCAAGAAGGCCTGGACCAAGGATAACTTCTCCCACGAGGGCAAGTACTGGCAGTTCAAGGATGTCTCGGTCTTCCCGAAGCCGGTCCAGCAGCCGCACCCGCCGATGTACTGGACGGTCGTGACGCCAGGCTCGTACCAGGCGGCGGGCCGGATCGCTCAGCCGATCATCCGCTCGCTCAACTTCGTGTCCCTGAGCACGGTCGAGGAAGGCACGCGGCTCTACGCCGAGGCGCTCGAGCAGACCGGCAAGACGATGGCCGACATCGACATGCCGCTGACCGTGAAGATCTACGTTGCCCCGACTGACGAGGAGGCCCAGCGGGAGGGCCGGTCAAACGCGGAGTGGTTCTACAAGAGCCTGTCGACGTTCCTGCCAGGCGCCCCCGGCCGCCCGAAGCCGCAGTCCGGCTACGAGCAGTACCCGGACAACCCTGAGGCCGTCGCGCGGGCCGCCTCCGACAACCTCTGGGAGTGGGGCGCGTGCTTCGGCTCGCCCGAGACGGTGCTGGAGCAGCTTCGGGCGTACAACGGCCGGGCCTACACGAACCACTGGATGAGCTGGATGCGCATCGGCGAGATCGAGCACAAGAAGGTGATGCGCTCGATGGAGCTGTTCGCGAAGCACGTCATGCCCGAGTTGAAGAAGGACGCGGCAGCACGAGACGGCGTCCTGGCCGGGAGTGCGCGGTAG
- a CDS encoding peptide ABC transporter substrate-binding protein: MRRREFLVRFGSLAVAAPLIAVYGSAPQGVQAASAAGSARQAVPLAQQGAAGEVRLPSIEPPTLDPGLAEDSASIDIIAQLFDGLVAYDAYGGVSGVGAESWQISGDGLTYTFKLRQGPTWSDGKAVTAADYAWAWKRNVSPVTASPYANALFPVKNAQAINDGNLDPEQLGVQALDDRTLVVTLEKPASYFLRLASTWTLFPLRQDTIEANGDAWTEPATIVTNGPFTLKEWVHETRIVLERNERYVGQKPRIQRAVFRAFPEDGSEQMLAAYEAGEIDTTGAGVPAELPTTQIDRILADPVLSSQVIPIEQSATAFLAINHRQPHFQDARVRQALGLALDRRLILDAVLKRAGEPAYGLHPDGIIGRQPDLWPHDDVAKAQQLLADAGYPGGRGFPTITFTYNTSAEWRIFAEYLQARWLDTLGITVKLESMEWATFLRFRRGDEWTQRGDLFRGSWFSDYEDPNNWYNLLWDSASDPTSFNGGWKNAQFDALVRQATGEQDDARRAAQYQQADAIMAQEYPHIPLFHYEIRSLVKPYLKGYDPARVLGLTPLRTMSLDAR, encoded by the coding sequence ATGCGTCGGCGTGAGTTCCTGGTTCGGTTTGGCTCGCTTGCGGTCGCGGCTCCACTGATCGCGGTGTACGGTTCGGCTCCCCAGGGTGTGCAGGCAGCGTCGGCGGCTGGTTCGGCCCGGCAGGCCGTCCCGCTTGCTCAGCAGGGGGCGGCCGGCGAGGTGCGTCTCCCGTCGATTGAGCCCCCCACGCTTGATCCCGGCCTCGCCGAGGATTCCGCCTCCATCGACATCATCGCCCAGCTGTTCGATGGGTTGGTGGCCTACGATGCCTACGGTGGCGTCTCGGGCGTGGGGGCCGAGTCGTGGCAGATCTCCGGCGATGGCCTCACCTACACGTTCAAGCTGCGGCAGGGGCCGACGTGGTCGGATGGGAAGGCGGTCACGGCCGCTGACTACGCCTGGGCCTGGAAGCGAAACGTCAGCCCCGTCACGGCCTCGCCGTACGCGAACGCGCTCTTCCCCGTGAAGAACGCCCAGGCCATCAACGATGGGAACCTGGATCCCGAGCAGCTTGGCGTGCAGGCCCTGGACGACCGCACCCTGGTGGTCACGCTGGAGAAGCCGGCCAGCTACTTCCTGCGTCTGGCCTCGACCTGGACACTGTTCCCGCTGCGCCAGGACACCATCGAGGCGAACGGCGACGCCTGGACCGAGCCAGCCACGATCGTCACCAACGGGCCGTTCACACTCAAGGAGTGGGTCCACGAGACGCGCATCGTGCTGGAGCGCAACGAGCGGTACGTCGGGCAGAAGCCGCGCATTCAGCGCGCCGTCTTCCGGGCGTTCCCGGAGGATGGCAGCGAGCAGATGCTGGCCGCCTACGAGGCCGGCGAGATCGATACGACGGGCGCGGGCGTGCCGGCCGAGCTGCCGACGACCCAGATCGACCGCATCCTGGCCGATCCGGTTCTCTCCAGCCAGGTGATTCCGATCGAGCAGTCCGCCACGGCGTTCCTGGCGATCAATCACCGCCAGCCACACTTTCAGGATGCGCGCGTGCGGCAGGCGCTCGGGCTGGCGCTCGACCGCCGCCTGATCCTCGATGCCGTCCTGAAGCGGGCCGGCGAGCCGGCCTACGGGCTGCATCCCGATGGCATCATCGGCCGGCAGCCCGATCTCTGGCCGCACGACGATGTGGCGAAGGCCCAGCAACTGCTGGCCGACGCCGGCTATCCGGGCGGTCGTGGGTTCCCGACGATCACCTTCACCTACAACACGAGCGCCGAGTGGCGGATCTTCGCCGAGTACCTCCAGGCGCGCTGGCTGGACACGCTCGGCATCACCGTCAAGCTCGAATCGATGGAGTGGGCGACGTTCTTGCGCTTCCGCCGGGGAGACGAGTGGACGCAGCGCGGCGACCTGTTCCGTGGCTCCTGGTTCTCGGACTACGAGGATCCGAACAACTGGTACAACCTGCTCTGGGACTCGGCCAGCGACCCGACCTCTTTCAACGGCGGCTGGAAGAACGCCCAGTTCGACGCCCTGGTGCGGCAGGCGACTGGCGAGCAGGACGATGCCCGTCGTGCCGCGCAGTACCAGCAGGCCGACGCGATCATGGCGCAGGAGTATCCGCACATCCCGTTGTTCCACTACGAGATTCGCTCGCTGGTGAAGCCGTACCTGAAGGGGTACGACCCGGCGCGCGTGCTCGGCCTGACGCCGCTCCGCACGATGTCCCTCGACGCCCGGTAG